The following is a genomic window from Sporocytophaga myxococcoides DSM 11118.
CTGAACAGGAAATAAAGGAACTGGCAGCCCGTCACCAGGTTGACCTGATAATCATGGGAACAAACAACCCGGAAGGACTTCAGGGATTACTAGGAAGTACTGTTCAGAATATGATAAGCAACACAGATTTACCAATACTTGTCATTCATGAAGATACTCCTGTTAAACTGTTCCATAAAATTGATATTGCCATAGAAGAGGTATCTGAAAAAATTTCTTCTGTAAAAAATATCATAGACCTGGCTATCCTTTTCAAAGCTGAAATTACTCTATTACACATAGAACAATACGCAAAATCATTTCAGGAATATGAGAAAAATTCTGAATCGGGAACGGCATCAGCCACCTTAAACTCAGTCAAAAAATTGACCAGCTATGATCATATTAAATATAAAACTACTTTATCTGATATAGTTGAAGAAGGATTGCAGAAAAGTATCAACGAAGACAATTCAGATTTACTGGTACTTATTTATAATGAAAGAAACTGGATAGATGCTCTCTTTCACAAAAGTGTAATTAAAAGCGTTTTGAAGAAATTCAGCATACCTGTCCTGATTTTACATTCAAATAGATCTTAAGTCAACATAAGTTAAATAACCTATTTATGAAAAAGATAATTGTACCCATAGATTTTTCTGAAGTATCTGAAAATGCTCTTATCGCAGCAACTGAGATCGCCCGCAAAACCCAAGCTGAAGTTGAGATATTTCATGTAATTGAATCCTCTGGAGGAACCACCATCAGTGAAACCGGCGAGATATTCATGCCTGATAAAATGGAACAGGTATACGTTTTAAAATGTATAGAACTTGCCAAAAATAAAATACATTCCATCCTGGAAAATGTCAGGTATGCAGGAGTCAGATTCATTCCAAAGATAAAAGTCGGAGATCCCGGCAAACATTTTTCCAGATACATTACTTTGGAAAAGGCGGATATGATCATAATGGGAACTTCAGGGTCTGAAGGAATACTTAAGGGAATATTTAATGAATCCAATGCTGAAAAGGTCGTAACAAGAGCTGATTGTATGGTTCTTTCTGTGAAAAATAATAACAAGGATTTTCATATGAGAAATTTAGTCCTTGCAACTAACTTTCAGGACGATTCTCCCGAGTTCATTGGCAAACTAAAGGCCTTGCAGGAAATATTTGATTTCAAAATTCATTTATTATATATTAATCCCTTGATCAATTATGAATCAAATCAGAGTATAATCCAAAGCAGATTAAGAGATTATGTCAACCGGTTTCAGTTGAAAAATTGTGAAAGTATTATTCAGGAAGATTTAACCGAATACAATGGAATTGTAAAATATGCTGAAGATATCAATGCAGATATTATAGCATTGTCTACTCATCAGCATAAAGGCCTGCACTGGCTTGGAGGAATATCTGAAGATCTTGTAAACTTTGCTGAATTTCCTGTACTTACATTTAAGGTAAATTAATTGATATTAAATATTACGTTTACGATATCTAGCATTAAATAAATAATAACAATTACTAACAGCATGAAACTAGCAATCTATAGCACCAAACCATACGAAATAAAATATCTTGAAAATGCCAACAAGGGAAAACATGAGTTGTTATTTATCGAAGAGGCACTTTCAGCGGAAACTTTATATAAAGCTAATGGCTGTGATGCTATTTCTATTTTCACCAATGATGATGCGTCAGCAGAAGTATTGGAAAATATAAAAAAACTTAACATCCGATCTATAGCCGTCCGAGCAGCTGGGTATGACAATGTGGACCTGAAAAAAGCGACAGAACTCTCGTTCAAAGTTGCCAATGTTCCTGACTACTCTCCCTATTCAATTGCAGAACACACTGCAACACTGATCCTTGCTTTAAACAGAAAAATAGTACAGGCTGACCGTAAAGTAAAAGACTCCAATTTTCTACTAGATGAACTTATTGGATTTGATCTTAATGGTAAAACAGTCGGCATTATTGGCGTAGGAAAGATTGGTGGAATATTAGCGAAGATCATGAATGGATTTGGCTGTAAGGTGTTGGGATTTGACATTAAGGAAAATAAGGATTATACAGAAAAATATAACCTTCAATATGTATCACTTGAAGAAATGTATCAAAAAGCTGATATCATTTCCTTACATGCCCCGCTTAATGAGCACACTAAATATATGATAAACAAGGATACCCTCAGCAAAATGAAAAATGGGGTTATGATTGTAAATACAGGCAGAGGTGGGCTGATAAATACAGTTGATGCCATAGAAGCCCTAAAATCAGGAAAAATAGGATATCTGGGACTTGATGTATATGAAAAAGAAAAAGGTCTGTTCTTTTACAACCACTCTGCGGATGTTTTGAAAGATGATGTATTTGCAAGATTGATGACATTCAAAAATGTAATAATAACAGGCCACCAGGCATTTCTGACAGATAATGCATTAAAAAATATTGCGGATACAACTATAAATAACATAGATAGCTGGCAATCTGGTAACAGATCAAAAAATGATATTTTTTAAAACATATTTGTTATTAACTTTAGAGTAAAAAAGAGAAGTTTACATTGAACGAACAGGATAAAAATCCTTTGGATAACGAATCCCGCCTAAGAGCTATTATTGAAACAGCTATTGATGGCATTATTACAATAGATCAAAGAGGGATCATTGAAACGATAAACCCTGCAGCTGCTAAAATCTTTGAATACGCTCCTCATGAAGTTATTGGTAAGAATATCAATATTCTCATGCCTGAGCCTGATAAAAGCAGGCACGATGAATATATTCATAACTATCAGCGGACAGGTGAAAAAAAGATTATCGGGATTGGTCGTGAAGTACTCGGAAGAAAAAAGAGTGGCAACGTGTTCCCCTTCCGACTAAGCGTAAGTGAAGTTTTCTTGCAGAATAAAATTATTTATACTGGGGTCATCCATGACATTACCAAGCTTAAAGAAGCTGAGAATGCATATAAAAAGCTGAATATCGAACTGGAAGAACGCGTTCAACAGAGGACCTCAGAACTTTTTGACGCCATCAAACAACTCAAAGAAACCAATAATAAGCAAAAACAGGCTGAAGCAGAAGTCAGAAAAGCACTTGAGAAGGAGAAGGAACTTAATGAGCTTAAATCCCGATTTGTCACAATTGCTTCTCATGAATTCCGAACGCCACTTAGCACTATCCTTTCTTCCGTTTCTCTTATTTCCAAATACAATGAAATGGGAGAAAAGGAAAAGATTGATAAGCATATCCTGAGAATAAAATCTTCTGTTTCGAACCTGACAGGTATACTCAATGATTTTCTATCATTGAGTAAATTGGAAGAAGGTATTATTTCAAACACCCCTTCTCTGTTTAATATACATTCCCTTGGTATTGAAATTAATGAAGAACTTACCCCAGCACTAAAAAGCAATCAAACCATTTCTTGCAAGCACAAAGGTCGGGAGGAAGTTTATCTTGATAAAAATATATTAAAAAACATCCTGTTAAACTTATTATCCAATGCTTCTAAATATTCCGGAGAAGGTACTATAGTTCTCGACATATTTGTAAGTCAGAAAGAGATAAATATAACAGTTAAAGATGAAGGTATTGGAATACCAGAAAATGATATTCAATTCTTATTTACAAGATTTTTCAGAGCTCATAATGCAGGGAATATCCAGGGTACTGGACTAGGGCTTAATATTGTAAAACGATATGTAGAGTTGCTGGAGGGAAATATTTCAGTTGAAAGCAAGCTTGGTGTAGGTACAACTTTTAAAGTTAACATACCCGTTCTGAATAAATAATTGATTTTTTTAATTTAGTAAAGTATGAAAAAAATTTTGCTTATAGAAGATAACCAGGAAGTAAGAGAGAATACTGCAGAAATTCTTGAGTTATCTAATTACAAAGTTGTTACAGCCGAAAATGGTAAGATTGGTGTGGAGCTTGCCAAAGTAGAAAACCCGGACCTTATCATCTGCGATGTTATGATGCCAGAACTTGATGGCTTTGGGGTATTGCATGTATTGAGTAAAAACTCAGCGACTGCAAGCATTCCATTTATTTTCCTAACTGCAAAAGCCGAAAAAGAGGACATGCGCAAAGGGATGAAACTCGGCGCGGATGATTATCTGACAAAACCTTTTGATGATATCGAGCTTCTGGATGCAGTTGAAACAAGGCTAAAAAAAAATGATCTGATAAAAGAAGAGTTTAAAAAAACTACCGAAGGTCTGGATGAATTTATAAGCAAAGTAAGAGGTATAAAAGAACTGGAAAATTTATCGAATAATGACCAGCGAATCATTATCGTTCCCAAGAAACACTCCGTTTTCTCACAAGGGAGTTATCCCAACTTTTTATATTTCGTAAGCAGCGGAAAAATCAAGACGTCCAGAACTGATAAACTGGGAAATGAATTTATTACTGGTCTGTTCAAAGAAGGTGATTTCTTTGGTTATACTGATTTATTGGAAAATTCAATATATACTGAAAGTGCCGTAGCCCTAGAAGATTCAAAAATTTGCTCCATATTGAAAGAGGATTTTTTTGCTTTGCTTTATAACAACAGAGATGTTGCCAACAAATTTATAAAACTTCTTTCTGATAATGTAATTGAGCAAGAGGAAAGACTACTTAAACTTGCTTATGGATCAGTTAGAAAGAGAGTTGCCGAAGCTTTGCTGATGCTTCAGAAAAAATATCAAAGTAGTGAAAGTAAAGAATTTACAATGGCAATCTCGAGAGATGATTTATCCGGCATTGTAGGAGCTTCCAAAGAAACGGTAATCCGCACACTCACTGATTTCAAAGAAGAGGGCTTTATTCAGATTGCGGGCAGTAAAATTACTATTGTGAATGGAGATAAATTATCCAAATTGAAACATTAAACTAATTGCTGATTAAATAAAACGGGGCTTTAAATACAAGGTCGCGTTTTATTTAGACCTTTAACACTTGAAATAAACTTTAAAAGTAGATCCGACTCCTACTTTACTTTCAACTTCTATCTTTCCACCGTTATTATCCATAATCCTTTTCACTATATACATTCCAACTCCTGAACCTTCTACATGATTATGCAATCGCTTATACATGTTAAAAATTTCTGATATCTCGTTTTCCTTTATCCCCATCCCATTATCGCTTACCTTCAAAATGATATAATCCTTAATCATTTTGGTTGAGATATGGATTACTGGTGGTCTTTCCGGGGTCTTATACTTTATGGCATTAGACAATAGGTTAAACAAAATACTTCTTAAATTCTTAAGCGAAAAACTTATCTCCGGAGCGGCTTTAAAATCCTCTGTGATAACTGCACCTGAACTTTGTACCTGATCTTTAATCGATAATTTAATTTCCTCCACGACTTCTTTAAATACCACTTTCTCCGTTCCTGTTTCAATGTCTCCCTGCGCCTTTCCGA
Proteins encoded in this region:
- a CDS encoding universal stress protein, translating into MKKIIVPIDFSEVSENALIAATEIARKTQAEVEIFHVIESSGGTTISETGEIFMPDKMEQVYVLKCIELAKNKIHSILENVRYAGVRFIPKIKVGDPGKHFSRYITLEKADMIIMGTSGSEGILKGIFNESNAEKVVTRADCMVLSVKNNNKDFHMRNLVLATNFQDDSPEFIGKLKALQEIFDFKIHLLYINPLINYESNQSIIQSRLRDYVNRFQLKNCESIIQEDLTEYNGIVKYAEDINADIIALSTHQHKGLHWLGGISEDLVNFAEFPVLTFKVN
- a CDS encoding universal stress protein produces the protein MKTILLPTNFSKASQKALEYAIMVAQKADAKIIVAHAYTLTSINDEPFPVVFENVLEETQEYLKSQLDSVCAYISSFRTDSGKTINAQYIIQYNIPEQEIKELAARHQVDLIIMGTNNPEGLQGLLGSTVQNMISNTDLPILVIHEDTPVKLFHKIDIAIEEVSEKISSVKNIIDLAILFKAEITLLHIEQYAKSFQEYEKNSESGTASATLNSVKKLTSYDHIKYKTTLSDIVEEGLQKSINEDNSDLLVLIYNERNWIDALFHKSVIKSVLKKFSIPVLILHSNRS
- a CDS encoding response regulator, with protein sequence MKKILLIEDNQEVRENTAEILELSNYKVVTAENGKIGVELAKVENPDLIICDVMMPELDGFGVLHVLSKNSATASIPFIFLTAKAEKEDMRKGMKLGADDYLTKPFDDIELLDAVETRLKKNDLIKEEFKKTTEGLDEFISKVRGIKELENLSNNDQRIIIVPKKHSVFSQGSYPNFLYFVSSGKIKTSRTDKLGNEFITGLFKEGDFFGYTDLLENSIYTESAVALEDSKICSILKEDFFALLYNNRDVANKFIKLLSDNVIEQEERLLKLAYGSVRKRVAEALLMLQKKYQSSESKEFTMAISRDDLSGIVGASKETVIRTLTDFKEEGFIQIAGSKITIVNGDKLSKLKH
- a CDS encoding 2-hydroxyacid dehydrogenase, which produces MKLAIYSTKPYEIKYLENANKGKHELLFIEEALSAETLYKANGCDAISIFTNDDASAEVLENIKKLNIRSIAVRAAGYDNVDLKKATELSFKVANVPDYSPYSIAEHTATLILALNRKIVQADRKVKDSNFLLDELIGFDLNGKTVGIIGVGKIGGILAKIMNGFGCKVLGFDIKENKDYTEKYNLQYVSLEEMYQKADIISLHAPLNEHTKYMINKDTLSKMKNGVMIVNTGRGGLINTVDAIEALKSGKIGYLGLDVYEKEKGLFFYNHSADVLKDDVFARLMTFKNVIITGHQAFLTDNALKNIADTTINNIDSWQSGNRSKNDIF
- a CDS encoding PAS domain-containing sensor histidine kinase encodes the protein MNEQDKNPLDNESRLRAIIETAIDGIITIDQRGIIETINPAAAKIFEYAPHEVIGKNINILMPEPDKSRHDEYIHNYQRTGEKKIIGIGREVLGRKKSGNVFPFRLSVSEVFLQNKIIYTGVIHDITKLKEAENAYKKLNIELEERVQQRTSELFDAIKQLKETNNKQKQAEAEVRKALEKEKELNELKSRFVTIASHEFRTPLSTILSSVSLISKYNEMGEKEKIDKHILRIKSSVSNLTGILNDFLSLSKLEEGIISNTPSLFNIHSLGIEINEELTPALKSNQTISCKHKGREEVYLDKNILKNILLNLLSNASKYSGEGTIVLDIFVSQKEINITVKDEGIGIPENDIQFLFTRFFRAHNAGNIQGTGLGLNIVKRYVELLEGNISVESKLGVGTTFKVNIPVLNK